DNA from Variovorax sp. PBL-H6:
CCATCCCAGCGCCATCGCGATCGAATTGCCGCCACGCAACAGCACGCGGTTGCCGGGCACCAAGCCGAGGTCTTCCACCAGCACCTGCGCGATACGGTTCACCTCCGCAGCGGCTTCGGAATAACTCAGCGTACGCGCAGGCGAGCGCAGCATCGGTTGTCTTGCCCAGGGCTTGGAGGCGGCCTTGTCCAGCAGTTCCTCGACCAGGTTCAACTGGGCCGGAAGCCGCAACTCCGGCAGGTCGTAGCGGAACATCGGCAATTGCTCCGCTGGCGGCAGCCGATCGTGAACGAAGCGATCCACCTGGGCGCTCACGACATGCTCCGCAACACGGCCTTGCCGATGATCAGCTGCTGCACCTCCGTCGCGCCTTCATAAATCCGCAGAGAACGGATGTCACGGTAGAGGCTCTCGACCTTGCTGCCCACCTTGACGCCCAGGCCGCCGTGCATCTGCAGCGCCATGTCGATCACGCGGCTTGCGTTCTCGGTGGCGCACATCTTGGCCATGGCGGCGGCGGCGGTGATGTCTCCGGCCGGGGGAGCGCCGCGACGCTCGCTGTCGTCGCGCATCCACGCGGCCCGGTAAGTCAGCAGCGCGGCGCTGTCGACCAGCGCTGCCATCTCGCCAAGCTTGGCTTGCGTAAGCTGGAAGTCCGCCAACCTCTGCCCGAACATGCGGCGGTTGCTCGCATGCCGCACGGCGTCTGCCAGCGCACGGCGCGCCATGCCGAGTGCGGCCCCGGCGACCGAGGCACGAAAGATGTCGAGCGTGCGCATGGCGAGCTTGAAGCCGCCGTTCAGCTCGCCCAGCTGGGCTTCACGCGGGACTGCGCAGGCCTCGAAGCGCAGCGTGGCCAGCGGATGCGGCGCCATCACTTCGATGTGTTCCGAGGTGTCGAGACCCGGAGCGCTCGCATCGACGACGAAGGCCGTGATGCCGCGCGAACCTGCCGCCGGATCGGTCTTGGCGAACACGCAATAAAAATCAGCGATGCCACCGTTGCTGATCCAGGTCTTCTGGCCATCGAGGCGCCAGCCTTGCGGCGTTGCAACAGCCTGCATCGCCATCGCGCCCACGTCCGAGCCGGCTTCGGGCTCGCTGAGCGCGAAGGCCGCGATCTTGTCTCCGCGCGCCACGGCGCCCAGGTAGTCGCGCTGCTGCGCGGCGCTGCCCGCCAGCGTAATCGCGCCGCTGCCCAGGCCCTGCATGGCGAAGGCGAAATCCGCCAGCGGCGAATGGAAGGCCAGCGTCTCGCGCAGCAGCACCAATGCGCGAGAGTCGAGGCGTTCCAGCGCGCCGCCCGACGCGGCCGGCACGCAATAGCGCAGCCAGCCGCCCTGGCCAAGGCGCTTCACCCAATCGCGGCAGGCGGCGCGGTCGTCGCGCTCGTCCACCGATTGCGCCGCCGCCCAGGGCAGCAGCTCGCGTGACAGCGCGCGGTGCGCGTCATCGAAAAAGGGCAGCGCCAGATGCGCTGTGGAGGGGGGCGTTGCGGATGCAGTCATCGCTTCAGTCCCCCCCGAACACCGGCTTGCGCTTGGCCGCGAAGGCCTCGAAGGCTCGCTTGAAGTCCTCGGTCTGCATGCAGATCGCCTGGGCCTGGGCTTCGGCCTCGATCGCCTGATCGATGGTCATCGCCCATTCCTGGGACAGCATGGTCTTGGTCATGCCGTGCGCGAAACTCGGCCCTTCGGCCAGCTTGCGCGCAATAGTGGTGGCGGCGGACAGGAGCGCATCGCCCTCGTGCAAGGCATTGAAAAAGCCCCAGGCCTGGCCCTCTTGCGCCGTCATGGCGCGGCCGGTGAACAGCAGCTCCGAGGCGCGGCCCTGGCCGATCACACGCGGCAGCAATGCGCAGGCCCCCATGTCGGCGCCGGCCAGCCCGACGCGCGTGAACAGAAAGGCGGTATTGGTGGATGGCGTGCCGTAGCGCAGGTCGCACGCCAGCGCAATCATCGCGCCTGCGCCCCCGCACACGCCGTCGATCGCGCCCACGATGGGCTGCGGGCAATGGCGCATCGCCTTCACCAGGTCGCCCGTCATGCGCGTGAACTCCAGCAGCTCCGGCATGCGCATCTTGGTCAGCGGGCCGATGATTTCGTGCACGTCCCCGCCGGAGCAGAAGTTGCCGCCCGCGCCCGTCACCACGATCGCCTTGACGTCGGTCGCGAAGTTCAGCGCACGGAACAGGTCGCGCAGCTCTGCATAGGAGTCGAAGGTCAACGGATTCTTGCGTTCCGGCCGGTTCAGGGTGATGGTGCCGACACCGGCCTCGAAGGCCCAGCTGAAGTGCTCGGCCCGGTAGGCGGATTTAGGTTCGAATTGCGCATGCATGGGATTGCCTGCGCCGATGTAGTGCTTCATACGGCCTCCGCCAGTTGCTGATGGGAATGCTGCTTGACCTTGCCGAGCAGCTTGTGCAGTTGCGCGATCTCCTTGGCATTGAGCGCTGCGAAAGCGTCGACGATCCATGCCTCGTGCTGCTGTGCCATGTCGTTGAAGAGCCGCCGCCCGCGCGGCGTGAGGCGCACGCGCCAGGCGCGGCGGTCGCCTTCCACATCGACGCGCTCGACGAGCCCTTCGGCCACCAGCTGGTCGGTGACGCCGGTGACGTTGCCGCCCGTCACCATCATTCGGCGCGACAACTCGTTCATCTTGAGCCCGTCGGGTGCGCGTTCCAGCTGCGACATGAGGTCGAAGCGGGGCAGGGTGGTGCCGAACCGTTCGCGCAGCTCGTTGCGCACCTGCTTTTCGATCAGCTGCGTGCAGGTCAGGAGTCGCAGCCAGAGCCGCAGCTCCTCCGGATGCTCGCTGTGGGCGCGTGCTTCGAGGTCCATGCTTATTGCTCCTCCTCGGCATTGCGCGGCACTGCGCTCGCTGCCATTGCCGCGGCGAGTTGCTGCTGTTTGGCAATCTCGCGGTACATCTGGTCGCGGCCGCTCAGGTATTGCCTCGGCCACTCGACGTCGCGGCTCTGGAGCTTGGCAGTCTCGTGAAGGGTCCAGGCCGGATCGGCCAAATGCGGCCGCGCGATGGCGCAAAGGTCGGCTCGGCCCGCAGCGATGATGCTGTTGGCTTGGTCGGCATCGGTGATGGCGCCCACTGCAATCGTCGAGATGCCCACCTCGTTGCGGATGCGGTCGGCAAAAGGCGTCTGGTACATGCGGCCGTACACCGGCTTGGCGGCGCGCGTGGTCTGGCCAGACGAGACGTCGATGAAGTCGCAACCCGCTTCCTTGAACATGCGTGCCACGGCGACGGCATCCGCATCGGTATTGCCGCCTGGCGCCCAATCATGGGCCGAGATGCGCACGCTCATCGGCTTGTCCTCGGGCCAGGCTGCCCGCATCGCGCGAAAGACTTCCAGCGGATAGCGGCAGCGGTTCTCGAGGCTGCCGCCGTACTCGTCGGTTCGCAGGTTGGTCAGCGGGCTGACGAAGGAGGCCAGCAGGTAGCCGTGCGCGCAGTGCAGCTCGAGCCAGTCGAAGCCTGCTTCGGCCGCACGCCGTGTCGAAGCCACGAATTGCTCGCGCAACTCATCCATCTGGGCGCGCGTCATCGCCGCGGGCAACTGATTTTGTTCTCCGTACGCCACGGGGCTGGCGGCGATCAGCGGCCAGTTGCCTTTCGGCAGCGGCTCATCGATGGCTTCCCAGCCGAGTTGTGTGGAGCCCTTCGGTCCGCTGTGGCCCAGCTGCATGCCGATCTTTGCGCTGGTCTGTGAGTGGACGAAGTCGACGATGCGCTCGAAGGCGGCCGACTGCGCATCGTTGTAGAGCCCGGTGCAACCCGGCGTGATGCGCCCTTCCGGTGTGGGACTTGTCATCTCCACGAAAACGATGGCGGCGCCGCCGAGCGCGCGGGCGCCAAGGTGCACGAGCAGAAAATCCTGCGGCACGCCATCCACCGAGCTGTAGGTCGCCATCGGCGAGACCATGATGCGGTTCTTGAGCGTCAGGCCACGCACCTTCAGTGGCATCAGCATGGGCGGCAGGGGCTTGCCGCCCGAGAGCCATTTCTCGTAGCCGCCCAGCCATTGCGTGTCACGCAGTCGCAGGTTCTCATGGCTGATGCGCTGCGAGCGCGTCAGCAGCGAGTAGGCGAACTGCTCGATCTCCATGCCTGTATAGCGCTTCACGTTCTCGAACCACTCGGTCGAGTTGCGTGCTGCGTTCTGGATCTTCAGCACCTCGACGCTGCGCCGCGCTTCGTAGGCCTCGATGACGTCATCGACCTCGCCGCCGCGCTCGAACTCGTTGCACAGGTCGATCGCGTCTTCGAGTGCCAGCTTGGTGCCCGAGCCGATCGAGAAATGAGCCGTGTGCGCCGCATCGCCCATCAGCACCACAGGCACGCTCTTGCCGTGAACCTCGATGCGGTGCGTCCAGTGCTTGCAGACCACGCGCGGGAAGCGGATCCAGTTGGCAGAGCCGCGCAGGTGGGTTGCGTTGCTGATCAGCGCGTGCCCGTCCAGGTACTTCGCGAACATCTTCTCGCAGAACGCAACGGCCTCGGGCTGCTCCATCTGGTCCAGGCCATGGGCCTTCCAGACCTCCTCGGGCGTCTCCACGATGAAGGTCGAGGTCTTGTCGTCGAACTGGTAGGCATGCGCCTGGAACCAGCCATGCTCCGTCTGTTCGAAGGCGAAGGTGAAGGCATCGAAGGTCTGGTGCGTGCCGAGCCAGACGAAACGGCACTGGCGCAGGTCGACGTCGGGCTCGAACACTTCGGCATAGCGCTGGCGGATGCGGCTGTTGAGGCCGTCGCTGGCGATCACCAGGTCGGCGTTGTACTGGGCAGCAAGGGCCTGGTCGTCCGTCACGTCGGTCTCGAACACCAGCTTGACGCCCAAGGCCAGGCAGCGCTCCTGCAGGATGTTGAGCAGCCGTTTGCGCCCGATGCCGCAGAACCCGTGGCCCCCCGAGCGCACCTGGCGGCCCTTGAAGAAGACCTGGATGTCGTCCCAATGATGAAACTCGTCGCCGATCAGCGCGGCGGTCTGCGGGTCGGCTGCGCGCAGGTTGTCCAGCGTCTGGTCGCTCAGCACCACGCCCCACCCGAAGGTGTCGAAGGGGCGGTTGCGTTCGACGACGGTGACCTCGAGGCCGGGCTGCCTGGCCTTCATCAGGAGCGCGAAGTAGAGGCCGGCGGGGCCGCCGCCGATGCACAGGATGCGCTGCAGGTTGGGTGCTGAGCTATTCATGGATCAATAGTTTAGACCTAAACAATGTGATGTCAACTCCATGAAGGGCTTTCCCTGAAGGTCGGTTGACGACTTTGCGAGTGCTGGCAAGAATCGCTCCATGCCAAGTCTGATGCCAAGCTCCATACCAAGCCTGATGCCGAAGATCGAATCGCAGCTTTCCGATCTGCCGGTTCCGCTGACTCTGCAGTTGCCCGATGGGCGACAGGTGAGTCGGCCAGGTTCACGCATCACACTGGCTTTTTCGGACTGGTCGGCGCTCGCCAAGCTGGGTGCCCGGCAGCTCGGCGCAATCGGCGAGGCCTATGTCGAAGGCAAGGTCCAGATCCAGGGCGCCATGCGTGACCTGGTCGATGTGACGGTCGGGCTGCTGCCGCGCAATCCGGTCGAGATCACGCATGGCTGGTGGAGCAAGCTGCAGCGGCGTGCGCGCTCGCGCAGCGCGCATTCGCTGGGCAAGGACGCCCAACAGATCGAGTTCCACTACGATGTATCCGACGACTTCTATGCGCTGTGGCTCGACGCGCGTCGCGTCTATTCATGCGCCTATTTCCGCGACGCCGACATGACCCTGGCGCAGGCCCAGGAGGCCAAGCTCGACCATATTTGCCGCAAGCTCATGCTGCAGCCTGGCGACCGCTATCTGGACGTCGGCTCGGGCTGGGGTGCACTGCTGCTGTGGGCCGCCGAGCACTACGGCGTCGATGCAACCGGCATTACGCTGTCGAAGAACCAGCAGGCGTACGTGACGCGCCTGATCGAGGAGAAGGGGCTGCAAGGCCGGGTGCGGGTCGAGCTGCGCGACTACCGCCTGCTCGAAGAGGACAAGCCCTTCGACAAGATCTCTTCCGTGGGCATGTTCGAGCACGTGGGCAGCGCCAACATGGGCACCTATTTCCGCAAGATCCACGCCCTGCTCAAACCGGGAGGGCTGGCGTTGAACCACGGCATCACTTCTGGCCAGCTCGACTATGCGCAACTGGGCGCCGGTCTTGGCGACTTCATCGAGAAGTACATCTTCCCGGGTGGCGAGCTGCTGCACGTTACCACCATCCTGCGCGAGACCGCCGCTGCAGGACTCGAGATGGTCGATACCGAGAACCTGCGGCCGCACTATGCGCGCACGCTGTGGCATTGGTCCGACGCGCTTGATGCGCGTTTCGACGAGGCACGAGAGGTCCTGGTGCGCACGAGCGGCGCGGAAAGGGCCGAGCGCGTCCTGCGCGCGTACCGCCTGTATCTTGCGGGCTCGGCGATGAGCTTCGAGCAGGGCTGGATTGCGCTGCACCAGATGCTGTCCACCAAGCCTGACGGCAAGGTCAAGGCGGGGCCGCTGTTCGGCGCACAGTCGGCGTATCCTTTCGTGCGCAACTACATGTACAAGTAAAGCGAGTCACCCATGCTGTATCGATTCAACTCCCGCGCCAGCCCTCCCTTCGTAATGCTCGAGACACATGCACGGCAGCTGTTCGACATCATCGGCAAGGCGCCGGCGCCCAAGGGTGTCATCACGGGCGAGCAGATGCCCGCCGCCATTTCCGCGCTCGAGTCCGCCATTGCGCGCGAAAGCCGCAACACCCACAACCACGACGACTATGCCGTCGAGGGCCACGACAACGAAGCCGAGAAGCAGCATATCGGGCTGCACCAGCGCGCCGTGCCGTTGCTGCACATGCTGAAAGAATCCCTGGCTGACGGCAAGGACGTGACCTGGGAGGTTTAGTTCGCCCCCAGGGGCCCGGCGAAGCCGGTTCCGCGGTGTCTCCCGAACGGGCGGCGCTTCGCGCGGCCTGGGGGAAGTCCCCCGCTCAGTCCACTTTTGCGCCTGAGGCCTTCACCACCTTCGCCCACTTGATGTGTTCGCTTTCGATCAGCTTGGCGAACTCGGCCGGCGTATTCCCGCTCGGGATCGCGCCCTGGGCCGTCATCTTCTCCTTGATGGCCGGAGTGCCCAGCGACTTGGCGACCTCCTGCTGGATGCGGTTCACGATCTCCGGCGAGGTGCCGGCCGGCGCCAGCAGGCCGAACCACGAGCTCGCCTCGTAGCCCTTGAGCGCCGGGCCGCCGGCCTCCTCGACGGTCGGCACATCGGGCAGGGCCGGTGAACGCTGCGCGCTCGTCACGGCCAACGCCTTGAGCTTGCCGCCCTTGATCTGCTGCATCGACGAGGGCAGGTTATCGAACATCACGTCGGAATTGCCGCCCACCAGGTCCAGCAGCGCGGGGCTCGAGCCACGGTACGGGATGTGCGTCATGAAGCTGCCGGTCATCGTCTTGAAGAGCTCGCCGGCCAGGTGGATCGAGGTGCCGCTGCCGCTGGAAGCCATGTTGAGCTTGCCCGGGTTGGCCTTCGCGTATTTGATGAAGTCTGTCACGCTGTTGATGTTGAGCGCCTTCGCCTTGTCGACATTCATCTCCATGACGTTCGGCACCGCCGCCACAAGCGTGATCGGCACGAAGTCCTTGATCGGGTCGTAAGGCAGCTTGGGGTAGAGCGCGCGGTTGATGCCATGCGTGCCGACGGTGCCCATCAGCAGCGTATAGCCGTCGTTCGGCGCCCTGGCGACGATTTCAGCCCCGACGTTGCCGCCGGCGCCCGCGCGGTTGTCGACGATGAACTGCTGCCCGAATGCCTTGGACAATTCGGGCGCGATCGCGCGCGCCAGGATGTCGGTGGTGCCGCCTGGCGCAAAGGGCACGACGATGCGCACCGGCTTGGTGGGCCAGGTGCCTTGCGCGGTGGCGGGACCCGCGGCGAGTACCGCGGCGGCGGCGAGGGCCAGTGCGGCGCGGCGGGGAATGAATGCTGAGCTCATGCGGAATTCCTGTTGATGCATCGCGTCGTGTTGTACAGGGCTCGCGTCACATCCGGCGCAGGGAATTACCCCGTGTTCACCGGAGTACCTTTGCCCTCGGCTGCGCGCTCGCCCATGCAGGCGTGACGGACCCCCCATGTACGCTCTGCGCAAAGCCACGCGCGCGGAACTGCTCCACCACGAAGTCGACGAACACGCGGGTCTTCGCCGGCAGCAGCTTCCGGCTCGGGTAGTACAGCGACAACGGCCCCGCATCGTCATACCAGCCCGGCAGCAGCCGCAGCAGCGCGCCGCTCTGCAGCCCGGGCAGAGCAAACGGCATCGGCACCAGCGCGACGCCCAGACCCAGCATCGCCGCGCGGCACATCGCTTCGGGGTCGCTGAAGATCAGGCGGGCCCGGACTGCCACCGCCACTTCGTCACCGGCGGTGTTGCGCAGCGTCCAGGGGCGGATGCGCCCGGTGGGCGAGGAGCGGCGCACGATGCTGTCGAAGGCGGCCAGCTCTGCCGGGTGCGACGGCATCGCCTTGCCGGCCAGGTAGTCCGGCGCGGCGACGGCAACTACATGGATGCGCGCCAGCTCGCGCGCGACCAGCCCCGGCGTGAGCTCGATGCCGCCGCCGATCGCCGCGTCGAAGCCCTCGCCGATCAAGTCCACCTGCCGGTTCTCGAAATGCCAGTCGGGCAGCACGGCCGGATAAAGCGCCAGGAAATCGCCGAGCAGTGGCACGACGTACTCGCGTCCGAAGGCCTGCCCCATGCTGACCTTGAGGGTGCCCGCCGGCTGCCGATCGGCGTCGGCGGCGCCGGCCACGGCGTCGGCCAGCGTCCCGAGCGCACCGGCGACCTGGTGCAGCAGTCGCTCGCCGCCCTCGGTCAGGGTCAGCTTGCGCGTGCTGCGCTGAAACAGGCGCAGGCCCAGGCGGGCTTCCAGTCGCGCGACGTTCTTGCTCACCGCTGCGGGCGTCAGCCCCAGTTGCCGCGCGGCAGCGGAGAAACTGCCAGTTTCGGCGCTGCGGACAAAGGACTCGAGGTGACTCAGGGGTTGCACGCGCCCATTTTCAACCCAAAGTTGAAATTGATAAGGCCGTTGGGGCGCTACCGGAGGCGCAATCGAATCCCGACACTGCAGTCATCGCAACACACTTTCCAAAGTCCACCATGTCCCAAGCCACTTCCCCCAAGCCCCTCTTCAGCGGCAAGGCCGCCTTCGTCACCGGCGGTTCGCGCGGCATCGGCGCCTCCATCGTGCGGCGTCTCGCGCAGGACGGGGCTGCCGTCGCCTTCAGCTATGCCAGCAACGATGCCGCCGCCCGTGATCTGTCCGCAAGCATCGAAGCCGCAGGCGGACGCGCGATGGCGCTGCGCGTCGACAGCGCCGATGCGGATGCGCTGCGCTCAGCCATCGACCAGGCTGCGCAAGCATTCGGCCGGCTCGACATCCTGGTCAACAATGCCGGCGTGCTCAAGCTCGGCACCGCCGATCAGATCTCGCTGGAAGATTTCGACCTCACGTTGAACGTCAACGTGCGCGCCGTCTTCGTCGCCATTCAGGCGGCCCTGCGGCACATCGGCGAAGGTGGCCGCATCATCAACATCGGCAGCACCAACGCCGAGCGCATGCCCTTTCCGGGGGGCGGCGTCTATGCCATGAGCAAATCCGCGCTGACCGGCCTCGTGCAAGGCTTCGCGCGCGACCTCGGGCCGCGCGGCATCACGATCAACAACGTGCAACCCGGCCCGGTCGACACCGACATGAACCCGGCCGATGGGCCGATGGCTTCGACCATGCACGGGTTCATGGCCATTCCGAGACACGGCCGCGGTGACGAGATCGCGGGCATGGTGGCTTACCTTGCAGGCCCCGAGGCCGCCTTCGTCACTGGCGCCAGCCTCAACATCGACGGAGGCTTCGCGGCCTGACCGAAGCAGGCCACTGCCGCTGGCCGGCCGGCTCGCTCATCGGCACATCGCCCGGGCCGCGTCGACGATGCGCTGGGCGCCCACGCGCGATTGCGCTTCCAGAACCGGCGCATAGCCCACCGGGATGCGCGGCGCCCCCAGCCGCGCGATGCGGCAGCCGGTGGCCTCGGCGGCGCTGGCTGCGATCTCGGCGCCGAAACCGGCGGCCTGCACCGCCTCGTGCACCACCAGCAGTCGCCCGGTGCGCGCGCACGAGCCGAACACCATCTCGCGGTCCCACGGCCACACGGTACGCAAGTCGATCAGCTCGACCGCGATTCCCTCGGTGGCGAGCACATCGCAGGCGGCGCTGCAGGCTTGCAACTGGCGGCTCCAGCTGACCAGTGTCAACGCGTCGCCCGCGCGCAGGCGCGCAGCCTTGCCCAGCGGCAC
Protein-coding regions in this window:
- a CDS encoding acyl-CoA dehydrogenase family protein, whose translation is MTASATPPSTAHLALPFFDDAHRALSRELLPWAAAQSVDERDDRAACRDWVKRLGQGGWLRYCVPAASGGALERLDSRALVLLRETLAFHSPLADFAFAMQGLGSGAITLAGSAAQQRDYLGAVARGDKIAAFALSEPEAGSDVGAMAMQAVATPQGWRLDGQKTWISNGGIADFYCVFAKTDPAAGSRGITAFVVDASAPGLDTSEHIEVMAPHPLATLRFEACAVPREAQLGELNGGFKLAMRTLDIFRASVAGAALGMARRALADAVRHASNRRMFGQRLADFQLTQAKLGEMAALVDSAALLTYRAAWMRDDSERRGAPPAGDITAAAAMAKMCATENASRVIDMALQMHGGLGVKVGSKVESLYRDIRSLRIYEGATEVQQLIIGKAVLRSMS
- a CDS encoding enoyl-CoA hydratase family protein; amino-acid sequence: MKHYIGAGNPMHAQFEPKSAYRAEHFSWAFEAGVGTITLNRPERKNPLTFDSYAELRDLFRALNFATDVKAIVVTGAGGNFCSGGDVHEIIGPLTKMRMPELLEFTRMTGDLVKAMRHCPQPIVGAIDGVCGGAGAMIALACDLRYGTPSTNTAFLFTRVGLAGADMGACALLPRVIGQGRASELLFTGRAMTAQEGQAWGFFNALHEGDALLSAATTIARKLAEGPSFAHGMTKTMLSQEWAMTIDQAIEAEAQAQAICMQTEDFKRAFEAFAAKRKPVFGGD
- a CDS encoding MarR family winged helix-turn-helix transcriptional regulator; translation: MDLEARAHSEHPEELRLWLRLLTCTQLIEKQVRNELRERFGTTLPRFDLMSQLERAPDGLKMNELSRRMMVTGGNVTGVTDQLVAEGLVERVDVEGDRRAWRVRLTPRGRRLFNDMAQQHEAWIVDAFAALNAKEIAQLHKLLGKVKQHSHQQLAEAV
- a CDS encoding bifunctional salicylyl-CoA 5-hydroxylase/oxidoreductase — encoded protein: MNSSAPNLQRILCIGGGPAGLYFALLMKARQPGLEVTVVERNRPFDTFGWGVVLSDQTLDNLRAADPQTAALIGDEFHHWDDIQVFFKGRQVRSGGHGFCGIGRKRLLNILQERCLALGVKLVFETDVTDDQALAAQYNADLVIASDGLNSRIRQRYAEVFEPDVDLRQCRFVWLGTHQTFDAFTFAFEQTEHGWFQAHAYQFDDKTSTFIVETPEEVWKAHGLDQMEQPEAVAFCEKMFAKYLDGHALISNATHLRGSANWIRFPRVVCKHWTHRIEVHGKSVPVVLMGDAAHTAHFSIGSGTKLALEDAIDLCNEFERGGEVDDVIEAYEARRSVEVLKIQNAARNSTEWFENVKRYTGMEIEQFAYSLLTRSQRISHENLRLRDTQWLGGYEKWLSGGKPLPPMLMPLKVRGLTLKNRIMVSPMATYSSVDGVPQDFLLVHLGARALGGAAIVFVEMTSPTPEGRITPGCTGLYNDAQSAAFERIVDFVHSQTSAKIGMQLGHSGPKGSTQLGWEAIDEPLPKGNWPLIAASPVAYGEQNQLPAAMTRAQMDELREQFVASTRRAAEAGFDWLELHCAHGYLLASFVSPLTNLRTDEYGGSLENRCRYPLEVFRAMRAAWPEDKPMSVRISAHDWAPGGNTDADAVAVARMFKEAGCDFIDVSSGQTTRAAKPVYGRMYQTPFADRIRNEVGISTIAVGAITDADQANSIIAAGRADLCAIARPHLADPAWTLHETAKLQSRDVEWPRQYLSGRDQMYREIAKQQQLAAAMAASAVPRNAEEEQ
- a CDS encoding SAM-dependent methyltransferase, producing MPSLMPSSIPSLMPKIESQLSDLPVPLTLQLPDGRQVSRPGSRITLAFSDWSALAKLGARQLGAIGEAYVEGKVQIQGAMRDLVDVTVGLLPRNPVEITHGWWSKLQRRARSRSAHSLGKDAQQIEFHYDVSDDFYALWLDARRVYSCAYFRDADMTLAQAQEAKLDHICRKLMLQPGDRYLDVGSGWGALLLWAAEHYGVDATGITLSKNQQAYVTRLIEEKGLQGRVRVELRDYRLLEEDKPFDKISSVGMFEHVGSANMGTYFRKIHALLKPGGLALNHGITSGQLDYAQLGAGLGDFIEKYIFPGGELLHVTTILRETAAAGLEMVDTENLRPHYARTLWHWSDALDARFDEAREVLVRTSGAERAERVLRAYRLYLAGSAMSFEQGWIALHQMLSTKPDGKVKAGPLFGAQSAYPFVRNYMYK
- a CDS encoding DUF1840 domain-containing protein, whose product is MLYRFNSRASPPFVMLETHARQLFDIIGKAPAPKGVITGEQMPAAISALESAIARESRNTHNHDDYAVEGHDNEAEKQHIGLHQRAVPLLHMLKESLADGKDVTWEV
- a CDS encoding Bug family tripartite tricarboxylate transporter substrate binding protein: MSSAFIPRRAALALAAAAVLAAGPATAQGTWPTKPVRIVVPFAPGGTTDILARAIAPELSKAFGQQFIVDNRAGAGGNVGAEIVARAPNDGYTLLMGTVGTHGINRALYPKLPYDPIKDFVPITLVAAVPNVMEMNVDKAKALNINSVTDFIKYAKANPGKLNMASSGSGTSIHLAGELFKTMTGSFMTHIPYRGSSPALLDLVGGNSDVMFDNLPSSMQQIKGGKLKALAVTSAQRSPALPDVPTVEEAGGPALKGYEASSWFGLLAPAGTSPEIVNRIQQEVAKSLGTPAIKEKMTAQGAIPSGNTPAEFAKLIESEHIKWAKVVKASGAKVD
- a CDS encoding LysR family transcriptional regulator, yielding MQPLSHLESFVRSAETGSFSAAARQLGLTPAAVSKNVARLEARLGLRLFQRSTRKLTLTEGGERLLHQVAGALGTLADAVAGAADADRQPAGTLKVSMGQAFGREYVVPLLGDFLALYPAVLPDWHFENRQVDLIGEGFDAAIGGGIELTPGLVARELARIHVVAVAAPDYLAGKAMPSHPAELAAFDSIVRRSSPTGRIRPWTLRNTAGDEVAVAVRARLIFSDPEAMCRAAMLGLGVALVPMPFALPGLQSGALLRLLPGWYDDAGPLSLYYPSRKLLPAKTRVFVDFVVEQFRARGFAQSVHGGSVTPAWASAQPRAKVLR
- a CDS encoding SDR family oxidoreductase; translated protein: MSQATSPKPLFSGKAAFVTGGSRGIGASIVRRLAQDGAAVAFSYASNDAAARDLSASIEAAGGRAMALRVDSADADALRSAIDQAAQAFGRLDILVNNAGVLKLGTADQISLEDFDLTLNVNVRAVFVAIQAALRHIGEGGRIINIGSTNAERMPFPGGGVYAMSKSALTGLVQGFARDLGPRGITINNVQPGPVDTDMNPADGPMASTMHGFMAIPRHGRGDEIAGMVAYLAGPEAAFVTGASLNIDGGFAA